The Klebsiella africana sequence TTCTTATAGCTGTTGTAGAACAGCGCCGTGCGCAGGGTGATGCCTTCGGTGACTTCCCCTTTCAGCCCCCACTCGAGATTATCGCTGGTTTCCGTCTTCAGATCGGTATTGCCGATCAGGGCATATTGCTGGCTGCCGGCGTAGCTGGAGCCGAGGTTCCAGGAGCCATACAGCTGGCTGGCATTGGGGAACTGCGCCCCACGCTGGTACTGCAGGTAGGTCATCAGGCGCGGGGTGAGGTCGTACTGGAAGGTCAACGAGGGCAGAACCTGGGTATCGCTGTTTTTGCCGTACAGATTCGCCACCGACGATTCGGTCAGTACGCTGCTGTTGGCGGCGAGGTCGGACAGATTTTCCGGCTTCGTTGATTGATGCACCACGCGCACGCCGGGGATGATAGCGAAGTTGTGGCTATCGAGATCGAAGTTGATCTTATCCTGGACGAAGCCGCCGACGGTGTAGCTGCGGCTGTCTGCTTCCGGCTGCATGATCTCGCTGTACACGCTGGGGATCGGCGACTGGCTAAATGGCCGCTGGGTTTTGCTGGTGCTGGCGTTGAAGCCGGCGCTCAGATCGTGGCGGCCCAGGGTTTTCGCCAGCGCGGTCTGCAGGCCCCAGGTGTCGGTATCGTAGTTGGAGTTCACCGTCTGCATGCTGCGGGTGACGCTGTCCGGCATATAAGTCCAGTCATGGGCTTCGGTATGTTGGTAGTAGATTTTCGTGGAGACGCTGTCGAGGTAGTCGTTCATCGGCGTCCAGTCATCCTTCAGGCTCAGGCCCCAGCGCCGGGTCTGGCTGGTCTGGTTGGCGGTGCCGATGGTGCTGTTGCCGCTGGAGTCCCAGGTATCGTAGTGGGTGTGGTTGGTTTTATGGTAATAGTCGAAGGTGCTGGTCAGCTTGTGCTCATCGTTAGGCTGCCAGATCCCGGAGGCCAGAAAGGCATCGGAGTGCCAGTTCGCCGGGTAGGCGTCGACGGTGCCGCTGTTGTTCTCGGTTTCCTGGCCGTCACGGCGGCTGTAGACCAAAATGCCGCGCAGGAACTCGTCCCCGCCGGCGACGGTCACCCCGTTGTGCCAGCTGCGATCCGCAGAGTCGTAACCGCTGCGGTAGCCGAAGGCGCTGGTCTTGCCCGGGCGCAGGTAATCATCCGCCGATTTCGGGCGGAAGGAGACATTTCCCCCGATAGCGCTGTTGGCCGTTTCCGTCGAGGTGGCGCCGGACTGGATATCCACGCTGCCGTACATATACGGGTCGATATAATCCCGGCCGATGCCGAAGGTGTTGAGCCCGGCGCGGCCGATGTAGCCGCGGCCGGTGGCGTTGGGCTGGGCGATACCGTCCACGTCGATGCCGACGCGGTTGCTCTCCATACCGCGAATGTTATAGCCGGTGTAGCCCCCGCGGTCGAAGCCGCTTTTACCGTTGCCGGAGCCGCCGCTGGCCCCGGTGGCGCTGATGAGCGGCTCATAGCGCATGATCGAGCCGAAATCGTTAGCGCCTTTATTCTCCAGCTCCCGGGCGCTGATGCTGTGTTCGCTACCGGCTTTCTGCACCGGCGCGGGAGCGGTGACGGTCATTTGTTCCGAGGTGTCATCTACTGCCTCGCCGCTAACGGCGGAAGTGTCTGCTGCGACGGCAGAAGTCTGGTAAATTGCTGCAAGCAAAGAGGTCACCAGCAGGCGTTTTTTACACCATGCTGCTGACGGAGTCGATTTGTACATAGTCGCCACGCCTTGATCGTTATTAGTATCGGCTCACGCGTTACTTCCAGAGTTGCAGGTTGCTCCGTCTTTTCCGTTGCGGATGGGGTCTTACTCCATTTGTTGATTGCGAATGGTAATGATAGGTATTATCGTTTGCAACAAAATAATCATGTGTTCTTCATTTAAACTGCACTTTGTTTACAATTTGCCCTTTCAGACTTAGCGAGACGACGATGAACTCAAAAGCGGCCATCACCATCACCTACTGTTCCCAGTGCAACTGGATGCTGCGCGCCAGCTGGATGGCGCAGGAGCTGTTACATACTTTCAGCACCGACATCGCCTCGGTGACGCTGGTGCCGGGGACCGGCGGGATCTTCACGATCGATGTCGACGGTCAGCAGATCTGGGAGCGCAAGCAGGATGGTGGTTTTCCGGATGCGGCCGAGCTGAAACGCCGGGTGCGCGATGTCTGCTTCCCGGAGAAGCCGCTGGGCCATGTGGATAAAGGTGACCAGAAGGGGTGACAACCCCCTCCGGACGACCAGCGTCCGGAGGAGAAGCCGTTAGCGGGCTAACTGCACGTCAACCAGCACGCTTTGTCGGCGAGTGCGTATGAGGGTGACCGCCTCTTCCAGCACGCCGGGGAGATCTTCGGCCCGGGAAACCGACAGGGCCGCCGCGCGGCTGGAGGCGGCGATGGCGGCGAAATCCGGCGAGGTGGTAAAGGCGGTGGCCGGGATGGTCTCCGCGCGGGCTGCGTAGCCGTCCGGATAGAGCGCTTTGGTGCCGCCCGCGACGGCGCCCCATCCGCCATTGTTTCCGATCACAATAAGGACAGGCAGCTTCATTACCTCCGCAATATGGTGGCAGACCGCTGGGTTGGCGAACAGGTACGACCCGTCGCCGACGGCGGCAATAATCAGTTCTTCCCGGCGCGCAAGCTGCAGCCCCAGCGCGATGGGCAGGGCTTCGCCCAGGCCGCCGGCCAGCGCCTCCTGGTAATAGCTCTCGGCGTGGGTCAGCCCGGCGAACTGCGGCAGCGTGGTCAGTTCAGAGACGATCCGGCCGTGATGCTGATTGGCCAGATGGCCGAGGCAGTAGCTGAGCCAGGGTTTGGTAATGGCCCCGGTCTGGCTGGCATGCAAGAGCGCATCGCGCTGGTTTTTCTGTTGCTGGATCCGATGGAGCGTATATGCCGCCCGCTCCGCCACATGCTGCTGGCGGGCGGCCTGCAATGGATGGAGTGCCTCTTCCAGCAGGCCAAAGACTTCATCGGTCTCGCCTGCCAGGTTGATGTCCGCGCGATAGCCGCGCACTGGATAGCGGGAGAAGAGCGGGTCGGGGCCCATCTGGATCACTGTGCAGTCCTGGCGACAGTCGCCCTCGGCGATCATCCACGGCGCCTGCGAGTCGACCACCAGAATGACATCGGCGTCGGCGAGCCAGACGCTGGGATCGGCCCCGGCGAGCAGGGGATTATCGGCGCTCAGGGTAACCTCGGTGCCCCAGTATTCCACCAGCGGGATCGCCCATTCGCGCACCAGACTATCGAGGCGCGCAAAGCCTTCCGCCGTTCGGGCGCCGCGCTGGGCGAAGATGACGGGATGTCTGGCACAGGCGATTGCCTCGGCTGCACGGGCGATATCTTCCCGGACTGGCGCATAGCGGACCGGCTGCTGCGAAGGGCCAGCCTGCAGCGCGGCCTCATCGACGGCAAAGGTTTCGCACAGTGGCTCACGCGGTAAGCTCAGGTAGACCGGCCCTTTCGGCAGGGAGCTGGCAATCGCCCAGGCCCGGTCAACATGCTCGCCGATCTGATCGGCCAGCCGCAATTCAAAATCCCACTTCACGGATTCACGGATCAGCGCCGCCTGGTCGCGCATCTCCTGGCCGTAGCCAATCGGCGTATTACGGCAGCCGAAGTGGGAATGTTCGCTAATCGGCGTGCGGCCGCCAAAAATCAGCACCGGAATATTGCTGTTCGCCAGATTGATGACACCGCAAGCGGCGTTGGCTAACCCGACGTTGGTGTGAACCATCACCGCCTGCACCTTGCCGGTGCCGAGGTAGTAGCCATGCGCCATGCCGATGGCGGCGTTTTCATGCGGGCAGATCACTAACTCCGGTACCTTTTGCCCGGTCGCCCGGGCCTTTGCCCAGGCTTCAATCACCGGCGGGTAATCGGTACCCGAGTTAATAAAAATATATGCCACGTCCAGCGCCTGTAGCCGATGCAGTAACAGTTCAGCAGCCGATAATGTGATAGAGGCCATATTCTCTCCGTATTCACGCGGTGTAATCGCGGTAATTAAAAGGTTAAGAAAATAAATCCGCCCATCGTAATGATGGAGGCAATAATACTCAGCGCCATCGTCGAGGCCATTTCCTGCTCGCCGGTTTTATACTGCATGGCAATAATTATCGCGATGGAGCCTACCGGGATTGCCATCGTCAATACGACTTCCTTTATTTGCTCCATGCTGAAGCCCATTTTTAATAACAGGAGATAACAGGCGCCGGGGACCAGAATATTGCGGGCGATAACGGTGATAATGGTAGCGGTGGTGATAACAATGCTGCGCGTATAGAGCACGATCCCGGCGGCGAACAGCGCCAGTCCGCCAGAGGCTTTACCCAGCAGACCCAGCGACATCGAGATTGTCTGTGGAATATGGATATCCGCCAGCACGATGATCAGGGCGATCACCGGTGACCAGACCACAGGTTGTTTAATGGCGTTTATCACCCGTGTGCCAAAGGAGATGTGCTGGCTCTTATCGCCGGTGGCGACCGACATCAGAATCATTACCAGCGGTAGCTGGAAGACGTTTTGCGTGATGCTGGACACGGTGATCAGCGACGCGCTGACGGTGCCAAATAAAAAGGCCAGCACCGAAGTGCCGATAAACGGAACTGCCGGCGAGCCGATGGCCAGCGCTTGCAAGGTGCTGAGGGCGAGGTCGCGTCGAAACAGATAGCGGGCAGCTAATAACGGAATAACGAAACTGAGAATCAACGCCAGGATAATAGCGACAGCGACCGGGCCCATAGTCATGACAATGTGTCGCGGCGTCATCACCATATTGCTGAAAATACTCAGCGGCAATGCATAGAGCATCACAATTTTATTGATGTCTCCTGCCTGCTGCCAGTTAAAGTCTTTTCGTTTACCGCTTATATAGCCGATGATGACGGTAATGATGACCGGTAATATAGCGCCTGAAATTAATAGAATATTGTTCTGTGTCATGGTGATATATTCTCATTATAAATTATCGTCGGGTCAGAAATGTGTTTTGCCGTGCGTGATGAGGTAAATAAATCCTTTTGAAGCATGCGTTCCGGTGATTTTGAGCGTATTGATGGTGACAGTTATTCGCTAAAAAAGGCCGCAGGGGAAATGTAAAAATCGTTTGTTCAATGAGTAAATATCATGCCAATGAAATTTAAGCAGATTCAGGCATTTATTACCGTCGCCCGTGAAGGCAATATGACCCTGGCCGCAGAGAAAATGGGGATTACCCAGTCGGGACTGAGCCGACTGCTATTGACTCTGGAAGCGGACCTGAACGCGTCCTTATTCGAACGACATAAGCACGGTATGGCGTTGAGCGAGTACGGTAGCGCCTTTTTACCCTATGCGATGACGATGCTGAATACCGAACAAAAAGCCCGCGAGGAGATTGCGCTTATCCGCGGCGCCGGGAAAGGCATCCTGCGGATTGGCTGCGTTTCCAGCCTGCTGACCAGCCATTTCATCGATAAGCTGGCGGTTTTCCATCAGCGCCATCCCCAAATCCATCTGCGCATCGTCGATCGCATAGATTCCGAGCTGTTTAAATTATTGCTGATGCACGATATCGATATCGCCCTCTGCGGTCCCTTACCGCATGATGAGAAAATCGTGGTGCGTGGCAAAATTAACTGGCAGGACCGGATCTGCATCGTCGCCAGACAGCAGCATCCGCTGCATCAGGCGGCGGACGTCACCCTGGAGGCGATGCTGGACTATCCGTGGATCATGCCGCCGCCGTTAAGTACCCCAATGAACATCCTTGAGGATATCTTTCGCGCCCATCAGCTACCCTGTCCGCAACCGGTTATCGAGTGCGCCTCTTCCTCAGCCATTAAGGCCTTTCTGTGCGAGAGCGATCTGTTAACGTCGATGCCGTCTCCGGTTTACCGGCACGAAGAAGCGCTTGGCCTGCTGCGCCCGTTTGAGCTCGAGGGCAGTGTTTTTATCCGGGACTTCTACGCCTACAGCCACTTCGGGGTGCTCTCCGGGGCAGCCCTGCAGTTGATTCAGCATCTGAAGCAGTGAGTCTGGTCGGGTATGGATATTAAGGTGTATGATAAATGCATCTTAAAAGCAGACGAAAGGCGGGGAGATGGGGAAGCGCATCGAACGGGAAAAAATGACGATTCAGCGGATGATTGCTCTCTACCAGCGGCGCTGTCCCGAGGCGCTGGCCGACAATGCGCATTATCAGGCGCTGAACGCCTACGCTGACAAGCGCCTTGATAAGTGCGTGTTTGGCGAGAACAAACCGGCCTGCAAGCAGTGTCCGGTGCATTGCTACCAGCCGGCGAAGCGCGAAGAGATGAAGCAGATTATGCGCTGGGCCGGGCCGCGGATGCTCTGGCGCCACCCGATCCTCACTATTCGCCATCTGCTGGACGACAGGCGCCCGGTGCCGGCGCTACCGGAAAAATACCGACCGAAAAAATAGCGGCCTTCTCCTGGTCGGCACGGCGCGTAGCCGGGCGACAAGTCGGCCCCGGTAAGGCATTAGCCGCCACCGGGGATAGTTGCTGAAGCCCTCTGTTTCTGACTATCGCGGATTGTGCTTGCGACAAAGGCGACCACAAACAGCGCGGTAAACAGCACCACGATAGTCGGCGCTGGCGCGCTGTCGAGATAAAACGCCAGCCACACCCCTCCCGCCGAGCAGCCGATGGCCACCGCTACCGCCAGCAGCAGGGCGTGGATAAAGCGCCGCACCAGCAGAAGCGCGATCGCCCCGGGGGCAATCAGCAGCGAAATCGACAGAATAATCCCCACCGACTGCAGCGTCGCGACGATGGTCAGGGCGATCATGCACAGCAGGCCGTAGTGCAGCAGTCCCCCGCGCAGGCCGCTGGCTTTGGCCTGCGTCGGGTCAAAGGCGTGCAGCAAAAAATCGCGCCATTTGAGACCGATAATCAGCGCAATCACCAGTGCGATAGCCGTCGTTTGCCCAATATCGCGAAGGGATATCCCCAGCATATCGCCGAACAGGATATGGTCGAGATGAACATCGGACTGGATCGCTACGTACAGCACCAGTCCGGCGCCAAACATGCCGGAGAAGACAATCCCCATGATGGTATCGCGCTTGAGTCGGCTGTTATCGTCGAGAAAACCGGTCGTCACGGCGCACAGCAGCCCGGCGATAAACGCGCCGATGGCGAAAGGAATGCCAAGGATGTAGGCCAGCACCACGCCCGGAAAGACCGCGTGGCTCATGGCGTCGCCCATTAGCGCCCAGCCTTTGAGCACCAGAAACACCGACAGTAGCGCGCAGGGCACGGCCACGACGATCGATACCGCTATCGCATTGACCATAAAAGGAAACTGGAACGGGGCCAGGAACAGATTCAGCATGCGGCCTCCCTGGCGCGGCGGCGGTTGGCCAGCAGGCCGTGCTTCGGCGCGAAGATAAAGGTGATGAGGAACAACAGCGTTTGCGCGACCACGATAATGCCGCCGGTGGCGCCGTCGAGATAGTAACTGAGCCAGGCGCCGAAGAAACTGGTCAGACTGCCGATAGCCACGGCGATGGCCAGCAGGCGCGGAAAGCGGTCGGTTAACAGCCACGCGGTGGCCCCGGGAGTCACCACCAGGCAGATGACCAGAAACGCGCCGACGGTCTGCAGCGCCGCCACGGTGCAGGCGGCCAGCAGGGTAAAAAACAGCAGCTTCAGGCCGCGGGTGTTCAGGCCAATCGAGCGGGCGTGGTTTTCATCAAAGAAGGTCACCATCAGGTCTTTCCATTTCAGCAACAGGATCGCCATCGAGATAAAGCCGATCGCCGCCAGCTGGATAATATCCTCCGGGGCGATGGCCAGAATATTGCCGAGGATAATGGTCTGAATATTCACCGACGTCGGATTCAGCGACACCATAAACAGCCCGATCCCGAAGAAGGAGGAGAAGATCAGGCCGATAATGGCATCCTCTTTTAGCCGCGAGCGCTGCTGCAAAAACAGCATGCTGCCCGCCGCCAGACCGCCGGAGAGAAACGCGCCGAGCGCGAAAGGCAGGCCGAGCATATAGGCCCCGGCGACGCCGGGCACAATCGCGTGGGAAAGGGCGTCACCAATCAGCGACCAGCCTTTGAGCATCAGGTAGCAGGAGAGGAAGGCGCAGACGCCGCCCACCAGCGCCGACACCCACATCGCATTGAGCATATAGTGATAGCCAAACGGCTCCAGCAGCCAGCTCATTGCGGGCCTCCCGCCGCGCGCCGGCTGATAAACGGCCGCTCGTCATCGGTGATAACCTGGGCTTCCCCGCCGGTCAGGGCGACGTGGCGCAGCACGCCGCTGAAAGCCCGCTCCAGATTCTCGGCGGTGAAGGTGGTTTCCGTCGGGCCGCTGGCCAGCACGGTGCCTTTCACCATCACCGTATAATCACAAAATTCACTCACTGACCCGAGGTTATGGGTGGACACCAGCATGGTACAACCCTCAGCGCGGAGTTCGCGCAGCAGGCTGATGATGCGCGCTTCGGTCTGCACATCGACGCCGGTAAAAGGCTCATCCAGCAGGATCACCTGACCCTGCTGAGCGATGGCGCGGGCAAGGAAAACGCGCTTTTTCTGCCCGCCGGAGAGCTCGCCAATCTGCCGATGGCGGTACTCGCTCATGCCCACGCGGGCCAGCGCGGCATCGACAATCTCGCGATCGCGCGGCTTTGCCCGCCGCAGCCAGCCCATATGGCCGTAGCGGCCCATCATCACCACATCCTCCACCAGCACCGGGAAGGACCAGTCCACCTCTTCCGACTGCGGGACATAGGCGACCAGGTTCTGGCGCAGTGCGCGGGTAACCGGCTGGCCGAGTATGGCGATCTCGCCGTGGCCGACGCGCACAAAGCCCATCAGCGCTTTAAACAGCGTGGATTTACCCGAGCCGTTAACCCCCACCAGCGCGGCAATGGAGCCGCGCGGCACGCTGAACGAGGCGTTGCGCAGGGCAGTGTGGCCGTTGCGCCAGGTGACGGTGAGCTGGTCGACATACAGTCCCGCTTGCGCTGCATTCATGGCTGCTTCCTCATCCCGTCCTGGATACCGTTGACGATGGTTTCGGTGGTGACGCGCAGCAGGTCGAGCCAGGTCGGTACCGGGCCGTCGGCGGCGCTCAGCGAATCGACATACAGCACGCCGCCGTAGTGGGCGCCGGCTTCGCGCGCCACCTGACGCGCCGGTTTATCGGAGATGGTGCTTTCGCTGAAGATGGTCGGGATGCGTTCTTTCTTCATGGTGTCGATAACCTTGCGCACCTGTTGCGGGGTGCCCTGCTGGTCGGCATTGATCGGCCACAGATACAGTTCGCGCAGGCCATAGTCGCGGGCCAGATAGGAGAAGGCCCCCTCGCTGGTGACCAGCCAGCGCTTATCCGCCGGCAGCTGGGCCAGTCTGGCCTGCAGCGGCGCCATCGTCTGACGGATCTTCTCTTTGTAGGCCTCGGCGTTACGGCGATAGGTCTCGGCGTGAGGCGGATCGTACTTCACCAGCGCATCGCGAATGTTATCGACATAGATCAGCGCGTTATCTGCCGACATCCAGGCATGGGGATTGGGCTTCCCGCTATAGGGGCCCGCGCTTATGCCCATCGGCTGGATCCCCTCGCTGACCACCACCTCCGGAACGCCCTGTAAGTGCTGATAAAAACGGGCAAACCACCGTTCGAGATTAAGCCCATTGCTGAGGATCAGCTGCGCCCCCTGCGCGCGTTTGATATCGCCGGGCGTGGGCTGGTAATCATGGATCTCCGCGCCCGGTTTAGTAATGGAGCTCACGTCGGCGGCGTCGCCGGCCACGTTCTGCGCCATATCGGCGATAACCGTGAAGGTGGTGATAACCCTGAATTTCTCCTGCGCCGAGGCCGGCGTCGCGGCCAGCAGAGCCAGCGCGCTGGCCAGCAGCAATGATTTCAGCGGTGTCAGGTGTAGCATAGGATCCCTCGCAATAGTGTGGTTAATTTCCCAGCGTTTATAGCCATTGCTATGTTATATAGCACAAGCTATTTATAAATGAAAATAATTCTTATTTGCATGCGTGGGTAATAATGAGCCGGGAAACGAAAGCGCGAAAGGGGGAGGTAAGTCTGGCCCGGCGCCAACCGGGCGAAGATCAAGAGATATCGGCGACCGACTGGCGCGGGATCAGGCGGCCAGCCAGCGAGCGGCCCTCGGCGGTGAAAGTTGGCCGGTCGTCAATCAGGCTGCGAATACGCTGAATACAGTTATCCAGCAGCGCCTCCAGTGGCCAGGAGATGCAGGTCAGCGGCGGATAGAGCAGCGAGGCGAGGGGGGAATCCTCAAGGCTCAGCAGGGAGACCTCCTGCGGGACGGCGATGGTGAATTCGCGCAGCAGGCGCATCGCCTCAGCCGCGTAACGGTCGCGTTTAACGATAATGACCGAGTATTTACTGAAGCTGTTAATTAAGGTCAGCAGCGCCTGCTCGACGTCATCGTTGGCCGTCAGCACCAGCTGACGGTTAAAAGGAATGGAGTAGTTCTGCAGGACGTTGCGGTAGCCTTCCAGCATCTGACGGCTGGCATCGTCGCTATCGCTGTCCACCAGCAGGGCGATGTTGCGGTGTCCCTTGCCAATCACATAGCGGCAGGCGCTTTCGGTGGCAAAGGCGAAGTCATAGCCCTGGCTGTTGCTCCCGGCGACGCCGAAGCGGTCAAAGGCGATAACGTTGCGCGGCGCGTCGGCGGCAACGGCGCCCAGCACCACCACCGCCACGCACTGGCGCTGCAGATCGTCGATCACCGCCGCCTGCTCTACCGGGTCGCTGACGTACTGGACCAGCAGGCTTTTATTCAGCCCTTTCATCGCCTGAGAGAGCAGCGGCAGCAGACGCGCGCCGTGGCTTTCATCCTGCGCGGAAATCACCAGACCAACGTGGCTGGATGTCTGACTGGCGAGGTTTTGCGCGGCAAAGCTCGGGCGATAGTTGAGTTCTTCAACGGCCCGCAGCACAGCTTCCCGGCTCTCTTCGCGCACGCCCCGGGTGCCGGTCAGCACGCGGGAAACCGTCGCTCTTGAGACATTCGCTAATCTTGAAACATCATCAATCGTTGGCATGGCTTTTTCTGTCTGGACATTTTCGCCTAGCTTAACATACCTGCTGAAAAAAGTGTCTACAGCTGCCCTTGCGCAGCGCCGGGCAGACGGGGCAACCAGGCCGCGCCGCGCACGCCGCTGGCGTCGCCGAAACGGGCCGGTTTGATCTGCGTGCGGCAGGTGTCGGAGAAGATCCACGGCACGATGGCGGTAGGCAGATCGCGATAGATCTGGCTGACGTTGGACAGACCGCCGCCCAGCACAATCACCTGCGGGTCGAGAATATTGATCACCGACGCCAGGCTGCGGGCAAAGGCATCGATAAAGTGTCGCCAGTGAGCCAGCGCGCGCGGATCGCCGTTTTGCGCCGCGGCGACAATGGCTTCCGCACGGGCTTGTTCCCCATAGCGGCGGGCGAAGCCGGTGCCGGAGAGAAAGCTTTCGATGCAGTTCGTTTTGCCGCAGTAGCAGGGCTGCGGCGGACCATCGCGCTCAGGAGTATAGCCCGGCAGCGGATTATGCCCCCATTCACCGGCGATAGCGTTGGGGCCGCTGAGCAGCTGTTGATGAACGGCGATCCCGCCGCCGCAGCCGGTACCGATAATCACCCCGAAGACGGTGGAGGCCCCGGCGCCGGCGCCATCGACCGCCTCCGAAAGGGTGAAGCAGTCGGCATCGTTTGCCATCCACACCGGCTGGCCAAGCTGCTGCATGATATCCCGGCGCAGATCGTGACCGTTGAGCACCAGACAGTTGCAGTTTTTAATGCGCCCGCTTTGCGGATCGATAGCCCCGGGCAGGCCGATCCCCAGGGTGAAC is a genomic window containing:
- a CDS encoding TonB-dependent receptor domain-containing protein; amino-acid sequence: MYKSTPSAAWCKKRLLVTSLLAAIYQTSAVAADTSAVSGEAVDDTSEQMTVTAPAPVQKAGSEHSISARELENKGANDFGSIMRYEPLISATGASGGSGNGKSGFDRGGYTGYNIRGMESNRVGIDVDGIAQPNATGRGYIGRAGLNTFGIGRDYIDPYMYGSVDIQSGATSTETANSAIGGNVSFRPKSADDYLRPGKTSAFGYRSGYDSADRSWHNGVTVAGGDEFLRGILVYSRRDGQETENNSGTVDAYPANWHSDAFLASGIWQPNDEHKLTSTFDYYHKTNHTHYDTWDSSGNSTIGTANQTSQTRRWGLSLKDDWTPMNDYLDSVSTKIYYQHTEAHDWTYMPDSVTRSMQTVNSNYDTDTWGLQTALAKTLGRHDLSAGFNASTSKTQRPFSQSPIPSVYSEIMQPEADSRSYTVGGFVQDKINFDLDSHNFAIIPGVRVVHQSTKPENLSDLAANSSVLTESSVANLYGKNSDTQVLPSLTFQYDLTPRLMTYLQYQRGAQFPNASQLYGSWNLGSSYAGSQQYALIGNTDLKTETSDNLEWGLKGEVTEGITLRTALFYNSYKNFIAYTRYTRANNPGQFTNVPSNIYTIYQAENRDKAYIYGGEISTKFNFGTWFEQVNGLSATLALGYSEGKSKSSYSGDKYVDLDSVAPMKAIVGVAWDDPAKRYGTALTATFVKGKQATATNRESYSNSGSAITDASSDYMRVPGYGMLDWTAYWQVAKNVRLNGGVYNLTDRKYWDYLSSRNIETGTNQDANDKALAVMPGRTWQLGVNVDF
- a CDS encoding SelT/SelW/SelH family protein, giving the protein MNSKAAITITYCSQCNWMLRASWMAQELLHTFSTDIASVTLVPGTGGIFTIDVDGQQIWERKQDGGFPDAAELKRRVRDVCFPEKPLGHVDKGDQKG
- a CDS encoding thiamine pyrophosphate-requiring protein, with product MASITLSAAELLLHRLQALDVAYIFINSGTDYPPVIEAWAKARATGQKVPELVICPHENAAIGMAHGYYLGTGKVQAVMVHTNVGLANAACGVINLANSNIPVLIFGGRTPISEHSHFGCRNTPIGYGQEMRDQAALIRESVKWDFELRLADQIGEHVDRAWAIASSLPKGPVYLSLPREPLCETFAVDEAALQAGPSQQPVRYAPVREDIARAAEAIACARHPVIFAQRGARTAEGFARLDSLVREWAIPLVEYWGTEVTLSADNPLLAGADPSVWLADADVILVVDSQAPWMIAEGDCRQDCTVIQMGPDPLFSRYPVRGYRADINLAGETDEVFGLLEEALHPLQAARQQHVAERAAYTLHRIQQQKNQRDALLHASQTGAITKPWLSYCLGHLANQHHGRIVSELTTLPQFAGLTHAESYYQEALAGGLGEALPIALGLQLARREELIIAAVGDGSYLFANPAVCHHIAEVMKLPVLIVIGNNGGWGAVAGGTKALYPDGYAARAETIPATAFTTSPDFAAIAASSRAAALSVSRAEDLPGVLEEAVTLIRTRRQSVLVDVQLAR
- a CDS encoding AEC family transporter, with product MTQNNILLISGAILPVIITVIIGYISGKRKDFNWQQAGDINKIVMLYALPLSIFSNMVMTPRHIVMTMGPVAVAIILALILSFVIPLLAARYLFRRDLALSTLQALAIGSPAVPFIGTSVLAFLFGTVSASLITVSSITQNVFQLPLVMILMSVATGDKSQHISFGTRVINAIKQPVVWSPVIALIIVLADIHIPQTISMSLGLLGKASGGLALFAAGIVLYTRSIVITTATIITVIARNILVPGACYLLLLKMGFSMEQIKEVVLTMAIPVGSIAIIIAMQYKTGEQEMASTMALSIIASIITMGGFIFLTF
- a CDS encoding LysR family transcriptional regulator: MPMKFKQIQAFITVAREGNMTLAAEKMGITQSGLSRLLLTLEADLNASLFERHKHGMALSEYGSAFLPYAMTMLNTEQKAREEIALIRGAGKGILRIGCVSSLLTSHFIDKLAVFHQRHPQIHLRIVDRIDSELFKLLLMHDIDIALCGPLPHDEKIVVRGKINWQDRICIVARQQHPLHQAADVTLEAMLDYPWIMPPPLSTPMNILEDIFRAHQLPCPQPVIECASSSAIKAFLCESDLLTSMPSPVYRHEEALGLLRPFELEGSVFIRDFYAYSHFGVLSGAALQLIQHLKQ
- a CDS encoding nitrous oxide-stimulated promoter family protein; the protein is MGKRIEREKMTIQRMIALYQRRCPEALADNAHYQALNAYADKRLDKCVFGENKPACKQCPVHCYQPAKREEMKQIMRWAGPRMLWRHPILTIRHLLDDRRPVPALPEKYRPKK
- a CDS encoding metal ABC transporter permease; this translates as MLNLFLAPFQFPFMVNAIAVSIVVAVPCALLSVFLVLKGWALMGDAMSHAVFPGVVLAYILGIPFAIGAFIAGLLCAVTTGFLDDNSRLKRDTIMGIVFSGMFGAGLVLYVAIQSDVHLDHILFGDMLGISLRDIGQTTAIALVIALIIGLKWRDFLLHAFDPTQAKASGLRGGLLHYGLLCMIALTIVATLQSVGIILSISLLIAPGAIALLLVRRFIHALLLAVAVAIGCSAGGVWLAFYLDSAPAPTIVVLFTALFVVAFVASTIRDSQKQRASATIPGGG
- the sitC gene encoding iron/manganese ABC transporter permease subunit SitC; the encoded protein is MSWLLEPFGYHYMLNAMWVSALVGGVCAFLSCYLMLKGWSLIGDALSHAIVPGVAGAYMLGLPFALGAFLSGGLAAGSMLFLQQRSRLKEDAIIGLIFSSFFGIGLFMVSLNPTSVNIQTIILGNILAIAPEDIIQLAAIGFISMAILLLKWKDLMVTFFDENHARSIGLNTRGLKLLFFTLLAACTVAALQTVGAFLVICLVVTPGATAWLLTDRFPRLLAIAVAIGSLTSFFGAWLSYYLDGATGGIIVVAQTLLFLITFIFAPKHGLLANRRRAREAAC
- a CDS encoding manganese/iron ABC transporter ATP-binding protein, whose amino-acid sequence is MNAAQAGLYVDQLTVTWRNGHTALRNASFSVPRGSIAALVGVNGSGKSTLFKALMGFVRVGHGEIAILGQPVTRALRQNLVAYVPQSEEVDWSFPVLVEDVVMMGRYGHMGWLRRAKPRDREIVDAALARVGMSEYRHRQIGELSGGQKKRVFLARAIAQQGQVILLDEPFTGVDVQTEARIISLLRELRAEGCTMLVSTHNLGSVSEFCDYTVMVKGTVLASGPTETTFTAENLERAFSGVLRHVALTGGEAQVITDDERPFISRRAAGGPQ
- a CDS encoding metal ABC transporter substrate-binding protein, with translation MLHLTPLKSLLLASALALLAATPASAQEKFRVITTFTVIADMAQNVAGDAADVSSITKPGAEIHDYQPTPGDIKRAQGAQLILSNGLNLERWFARFYQHLQGVPEVVVSEGIQPMGISAGPYSGKPNPHAWMSADNALIYVDNIRDALVKYDPPHAETYRRNAEAYKEKIRQTMAPLQARLAQLPADKRWLVTSEGAFSYLARDYGLRELYLWPINADQQGTPQQVRKVIDTMKKERIPTIFSESTISDKPARQVAREAGAHYGGVLYVDSLSAADGPVPTWLDLLRVTTETIVNGIQDGMRKQP